Within the Staphylococcus warneri genome, the region CTTTAATTCCTCGATATTAATCTCCTCTACATCAATGACGTTTACCATATCTCGTGTAGCCATTTTAAAATAATTAATTAAATTATAAGTAAATGAATCTTTATTATCTATCACTACTATCATGATTACGCTCCATTACATTAATATTCGTTATTCGATATGTCCTTAACACTATTATCACAAAAATTTACTTGATTTTACATATGAATTGGTTTATTCTATGTTGCGTACAAAATATATATTTATCAGAGGTTCCTAGCCGAAACCCTCTATAAAAAACTAGACACTGAATTCAATTTCTGTTTGTAAATAGACATATCATTTTAATACGTTCTTTAAAATTATATGTGTATTTACAATCTGTCGTCTATCTTTTTTATAGAGATAGGCTTTTTTTATGCCTTAATTTTCTGTTTTAGTGACTCATGATATATAGGAGGAAAAATCATGGTACAACACACTCTAGATCAAAACAAAGCCATAGTCGTCTTTAGCGGAGGCCAAGACAGTACAACATGTTTGTTTTATGCTAAAAAGCATTTTAAAGATGTTATTCTCGTTACCTTTAATTATGGACAAAGACATGATGCTGAAATTGAAGTAGCTAAAAAAATTGCTCAAGAACAAAACGTTGAACATCACATATTAGATATGTCGTTGTTATCGCAACTGACACCTAATGCATTAACACAACATGATCTAAAAATTGAAGATACAGAAGATGGTATTCCAAATACATTCGTACCTGCACGTAATCTACTGTTCTTATCATTCGCTGGTGCATTAGCTTATCAAATTAAAGCTAAACATATCATTACCGGGGTTTGTGAAACTGACTTCTCAGGTTATCCAGACTGTCGTGATAGTTTCATTAAATCAATGAATGTAACATTAAACTTGTCTATGGACAGAGATTTTGTGATTCACACGCCATTAATGTGGTTAGATAAAGCACAAACATGGGAACTAGCTGATAATCTTGGGGTATTAAACTATATTCGTGAAAATACGCTAACTTGTTATAACGGTATTATTGGAGATGGTTGTGGTGAATGCCCTGCTTGCCAATTAAGATCGCGCGGACTCGACCAATATCTTGCGAAGAAAGGAGTACAATAAGATGATTCAACAAATCTATCCTACTGTCAATCATCCCTATCAATTCGAACTTAATAAAGACTTTAACTTTTCAGCAGCACATTATATCCCAAGTGAAGACGCTGGAAAATGTATGCGTACTCACGGACACACTTATTTCGTAAATATTACCATAGCTGGAGATGAATTAGATCACAATGGTTTTTTAGTAAATTTTAGTGATTTAAAAAAACTCATTCATGACCAATTTGATCATTATTTATTAAATGACTTAGTTCAATTCAAAGGTAAAAGTCCTTCTACAGAAATTGTTGCTCAAACTATTTATCAAATGGTGCAATCATATCTTAAAGATCAAAAGAATCAACCAAAATGTGTCCAAGTTTATTTACGTGAAACACCTACAAGCTATGTCGTATATCGTCCTAAGGGTGATCAATAATGGCTAAAATACCTGTATTAGAAGTATTTGGTCCAACGATTCAAGGCGAAGGACGCGTCATTGGTAGAAAAACAATGTTTGTTAGAACTGCAGGTTGTGATTATCGCTGTAGTTGGTGTGATTCTGCCTTTACATGGGATGGTAGTGCTAAAGAAGATATTCAATTAATGTCTGCAGAAGAAATCTATAACAAATTGCGTGAAGTAGGTGGTGACAATTTTAATCACGTCACAATTTCTGGTGGAAACCCAGCACTTATTAAAGGTATCCAAGATTTAGTAGATTTATTTGAAGAACATCATATTCAAACTGCCCTTGAAACACAAGGTAGTAAATTCCAACCATGGATGACTCAAATCGATGACTTAACAATTAGTCCTAAACCGCCAAGCTCAAATATGAAACCTAATTTGGATATTTTAGATAGTGTTATTGAACAGTGTGTACCTGAATCACTTAATTTAAAAGTCGTCATTTTTGATGAGGATGACTTCGAATTTGCTAAAATGATTCATCATCGTTATCCATCTATACCATTTTATTTACAAGTGGGTAATCCTTATTTAGATGAAGAGGTCGACAACCATACTTCTAAACTATTACAACGTTATGAACAATTAGTCGAACGTGTTATGACTAGTAGCGATATGAATAATGTATATGTATTGCCACAATTACACACATTGTTATGGAGTAATATGAAGGGTGTTTAAACTCATTTAATATAACTTTAACAATTTCGAGTGTTATATAATGATTAAGTTTATGTTAATTGATATAATAATTGAATGAAGTATTACGGATAGGAGTACACCATGATTCTATATATATTAATTAATATTGCCGTAGTATTGCTCATTGTAGGAATAGATTTATATTTGCACCAATTTAAACAACTTCGATTTAGTTCAATACTAATAGCTATTTCATTAAATGCTATTATCGATTTAATTGTAGTCGCAAAATATAATTTCATTTCAATCTATACGATGATTTTATTTATTGTATGGGCATTATTACAACTCTATTTAAATAAAAAAATTAACCCTTTCATGATAAAAGACCAAAAGTTCATTGCAGTGATATTTGCCATTGTCATCAGTTTAACGCAGTTTATAACTGATATTTCCAGTGAACAATCTGTCTATATGTCGTTACCATACTTAGCTCCAGCTATTTTCATTATCGGTGCAGTATTATTATTTGTAGGTACATTTAATGTATCGGAGCTTGATCATCTACCTATTTTAAAAACAATCAAGCATCCTATGCTAATTGGTACGATATTAATTATCATCGCATTTATAGCTATGATGATACTCACACCTTTTTGGTATGTATTTACTATCATCTATGTACTATTCATATTATTTATCATATGGCAACGTATATTTAAGGGAGTGGGACAGAAATAATAAAGAACCACTAATCATTGAATATGAAGTGGTTCTTACGCATTAGCCACAGCTAATGTGTACTTTAAAATAGGAATACATGAGTGAAACTCATGCATAAGAAATACTAATTTCTAAAGAAAAAGTATTTCTTTATCGTTGTCCCACCCCGGCAAAGTTGACTAGAAATGAAAAAGCTTGGTACATTAGACCGTCTTTGTAATTCATTACTTAGACGGTTTTATGCATGAACTTTTAAGTTCATGTATACCTCTTAAACTTAATCTGAACACATGAGTTAATACTCATGTGTAAGTCATTCTAATTTCTTTAAGAAAAAGAATGACTTTACAGTCAACTACTGCCTAAATATGAATGTAACTTGAAATATATATTTATGTCCCAGCCTGTTTTTTTCGTTGTCGGTAAATCAAATTATAAAAAGCTTACAGCTCATGGACTGATCCATAGCCTGTAAGCTTTTTGTTTAATGAACATGTTCTTTATATTCATCATTATTTTGTGTTGCTTGATATGTCGGTTGATGTCTATGTGCATCAAATCTTCTAATTTGATGATAGTGTTCAGATTGATTTTTTCTAGATTGTGCCTTGTCTGAGTCTTTTGACTCCTGTGATATTTCAGATGTTTGTTCGGGTTCAATATTTGTGGCCTGAACAATATATTTAGGACGCTTTTTCACTTCATAATAGATACGACCAATATACTCACCAATGACTCCTATGGACATTAACTGAATACCACCTAAAAGTGTAATCGCAGCTATTGTTGTGAAGTAACCAGGAATGTTCACACCTGAGATCATGATATTAATTAAAAGATATACGAGATATAGTACACTGAGCGAAAATGTAAACATACCTAGATAAATCATCATTCTTAATGGTTTATTATTAAACGAAATTAAGCCATCAATACCATAATTTAATAATTTGGCAAATGACCATTTCGATTCTCCTGCTTCACGTTCTACATTTTCATAGGTGAATACTTTCGTATTATAACCTATCCATTCAAATAATCCTTTTGAAAATCGGTTATATTCATCCATAGATGTCAGTGCTTGTACGGCACGCTTGCTTAGTAATCTAAAGTCACCTACGCCATCTTCAAATTGTACATCTTCCACAAAGGCATTAATCAATTTATAATAAGCACGTGTCATCGATTTTCTAGCGACATTTTCTCCTTTACGATCACGTTTTGCTATCACTTGATCATAACCTTCATTATATCCTTCAACCATTTGCGGAATAAATTCTGGCGGATGTTGTAAATCAGCATCTATCATAACTACAGCGTCACAATGTTCACTATGTTGATAGCCTGCCACCATAGCAGCCTCTTTACCAAAATTTCTACTAAATGAGATGTATTTGACGTGGTGGTCAGCTAATGCTAAATTTTGTAGATGATCAATAGTTGAATCTTTACTGCCATCATCTATGAATAGTAAATCGTATTCATATTGTTTATTGATGCTATCTTGCTTTAATATCTCAGTCAGCTTTTCATATGTTTTTAATACGACTTCCCCTTCATTATAACAAGGAATGATGACTCTTATATTCATTCAATGATATCCTTTTCTAGTAATTGGTTTAATATTATTTTATCAATTACTTAATAGTGTATTCTACTTAGAGCCTTTGTATTTACAAAATCTTAATATTACATTAATGTTTATCACAATATTTATTGAAAATCACTACTTTTGTAAATTTAAATGAACTCAAAAATAAGATTAATGGACTTTTTCACTCATACAATGATTAGTATTGTGTCGCATTACTTCAACTCATTTAT harbors:
- the queD gene encoding 6-carboxytetrahydropterin synthase QueD, with translation MIQQIYPTVNHPYQFELNKDFNFSAAHYIPSEDAGKCMRTHGHTYFVNITIAGDELDHNGFLVNFSDLKKLIHDQFDHYLLNDLVQFKGKSPSTEIVAQTIYQMVQSYLKDQKNQPKCVQVYLRETPTSYVVYRPKGDQ
- the queE gene encoding 7-carboxy-7-deazaguanine synthase QueE, encoding MAKIPVLEVFGPTIQGEGRVIGRKTMFVRTAGCDYRCSWCDSAFTWDGSAKEDIQLMSAEEIYNKLREVGGDNFNHVTISGGNPALIKGIQDLVDLFEEHHIQTALETQGSKFQPWMTQIDDLTISPKPPSSNMKPNLDILDSVIEQCVPESLNLKVVIFDEDDFEFAKMIHHRYPSIPFYLQVGNPYLDEEVDNHTSKLLQRYEQLVERVMTSSDMNNVYVLPQLHTLLWSNMKGV
- a CDS encoding glycosyltransferase family 2 protein codes for the protein MNIRVIIPCYNEGEVVLKTYEKLTEILKQDSINKQYEYDLLFIDDGSKDSTIDHLQNLALADHHVKYISFSRNFGKEAAMVAGYQHSEHCDAVVMIDADLQHPPEFIPQMVEGYNEGYDQVIAKRDRKGENVARKSMTRAYYKLINAFVEDVQFEDGVGDFRLLSKRAVQALTSMDEYNRFSKGLFEWIGYNTKVFTYENVEREAGESKWSFAKLLNYGIDGLISFNNKPLRMMIYLGMFTFSLSVLYLVYLLINIMISGVNIPGYFTTIAAITLLGGIQLMSIGVIGEYIGRIYYEVKKRPKYIVQATNIEPEQTSEISQESKDSDKAQSRKNQSEHYHQIRRFDAHRHQPTYQATQNNDEYKEHVH
- the queC gene encoding 7-cyano-7-deazaguanine synthase QueC, producing MVQHTLDQNKAIVVFSGGQDSTTCLFYAKKHFKDVILVTFNYGQRHDAEIEVAKKIAQEQNVEHHILDMSLLSQLTPNALTQHDLKIEDTEDGIPNTFVPARNLLFLSFAGALAYQIKAKHIITGVCETDFSGYPDCRDSFIKSMNVTLNLSMDRDFVIHTPLMWLDKAQTWELADNLGVLNYIRENTLTCYNGIIGDGCGECPACQLRSRGLDQYLAKKGVQ